GCGAGACTTACGCCAGATGGACGTGGTGTTGCTGCGCAAGGATCCGCCGGTCGACTCGCAATTTATCTACGACACCATGGTGGCCGAGCTGGCTGAACGCGCCGGCGTGACCGTGGTGAACCGCCCCGAGGCCCTGCGCGACTGCAACGAGAAGCTGTTCGCCATGCACTTCCCGCAGTGCATGGCCCCTACCCTGGTGACCCGCGATGCCGCCGAGCTGCGCGCCTTCGTCGCCACCCACGGTGAGGTAGTGCTCAAGCCGCTGGACGGCATGGGCGGGCGCGGCATCTTCCGCGTAAAGGCAGGGGACAACAACCTGAACTCCATGCTGGAAACGCTGATTGCCGCTGGCCCCAAGGGTGAGCACAAGCAGTTCACCATGGTGCAGAAGTTCATCCCGGAGATCACAGCCGGCGACAAGCGCATCCTGGTGGTGGACGGTGAGCCCGTGCCGTACGCGCTCGCCCGCATCCCGCAAGGCAGCGATTTCCGCGGCAACCTGGCGGCGGGCGGACGGGGCGTGGGCGTGCCGCTCAGCGAGCGCGACCGCTGGATCGTCTCCCAGGTAGCGCCGGAACTGCGCCGCCGCGGCCTGCTGTTCGTCGGCCTGGACGTGATCGGTGACTACCTCACCGAGATCAACGTCACATCACCGACATGCGTGCGCGAACTGGATGCCCAATTCGGGCTTAATATTGCGGGTCAGCTCTTCGACGTCGTTGAGCAGAAACGAACCGAGACCCGCGCTGCGTGAGCCAACCTGCTGTCCGCACCAGCGCCGACATGTTCGGCGCCACGATGCTTTTCTCGCTATTGCTGCACGGCGTGGTGATCCTTGGCATCACCTTCACCTACGTGAAGGCCAAGCCGAGCCTGCCCACGCTCGACGTGACGTTGGTCGACGTGGCCAATCGCGAGTCGCCAGACAAGGCGGACTTCCTCGCCCAGGCCAACAACAGTGGCGGCGGTGAAAGCGATAAGGCCGCCCGCCCGTCCCAGCCGGTGTCCGGCGTGCTGCCCCGTCCGTCCAACGGTGTGGCGCCGCAGCCCGTTCAAGCCAGCGCACCGCGCCCGCAAGAAGCCACCGACGACAAGCTACTCACCACGACCGGCAACAGCCATTACAGCGTCAGCACCGACAGCGCGAAGCTAGAGCGGACACCGCAGGATCTTCCCGACTCTTCCGAGGAGGTGAAGCGGCAGCAGGAGATGGCCCAGCTGGCCGCCGAAGTGCGCGACCGGAGCGAGCAATACGCCAAGCGCCCTAAGAAGAAGTTCATCTCATCCAACACCAAGGAGTACGTCTACGCGGCGTACATGCGCGGCTGGGTGGACCGGGTGGAGCGCGTCGGCAACCTCAACTATCCCAACGAAGCACGCCGCCGCGGCCTTCACGGCGACGTGCTGATGACGGTGACGCTCAACCGCGACGGTTCCGTGAAGAGCATCGAGGTGGTGCAAAGCTCAGGCCAACCGCTGCTGGACGCCGCCGCGCAACGCATCGTGCGCCTTGCCGCACCGTTCCCGGCGCTGCCGTCGGATAAGGAGCGGTTCGATGAGTTGAACATCACGCGGACCTGGCAGTTCATGCCCAACGACACACTGCACAGCCGTTGAGCCATCGGTGAACCAAGCGCACACGGAAAGACTGCAGCAAAGTCACGGCCCCTCGACGATCCCCAGCGGGTCTTA
This genomic window from Dyella terrae contains:
- the gshB gene encoding glutathione synthase, with the protein product MTLKVAVLMDPIGSIKIAKDTTFAMLLEAQRRGHHLFYMEQGDLAARSGEPWARLAPLSVRDDPSGWFVLGEPEWRDLRQMDVVLLRKDPPVDSQFIYDTMVAELAERAGVTVVNRPEALRDCNEKLFAMHFPQCMAPTLVTRDAAELRAFVATHGEVVLKPLDGMGGRGIFRVKAGDNNLNSMLETLIAAGPKGEHKQFTMVQKFIPEITAGDKRILVVDGEPVPYALARIPQGSDFRGNLAAGGRGVGVPLSERDRWIVSQVAPELRRRGLLFVGLDVIGDYLTEINVTSPTCVRELDAQFGLNIAGQLFDVVEQKRTETRAA
- a CDS encoding energy transducer TonB; this translates as MSQPAVRTSADMFGATMLFSLLLHGVVILGITFTYVKAKPSLPTLDVTLVDVANRESPDKADFLAQANNSGGGESDKAARPSQPVSGVLPRPSNGVAPQPVQASAPRPQEATDDKLLTTTGNSHYSVSTDSAKLERTPQDLPDSSEEVKRQQEMAQLAAEVRDRSEQYAKRPKKKFISSNTKEYVYAAYMRGWVDRVERVGNLNYPNEARRRGLHGDVLMTVTLNRDGSVKSIEVVQSSGQPLLDAAAQRIVRLAAPFPALPSDKERFDELNITRTWQFMPNDTLHSR